In Candidatus Neomarinimicrobiota bacterium, one genomic interval encodes:
- a CDS encoding transcriptional repressor: protein MEPTKYRYSKQRETILQVIRSTVVHPNVEWIYQETQKVIPNISLGTVYRNLTQLVENGQILKLKDEAMVRYDGNTLHHDHFRCTKCGKWYDIEILDRKTIESFNQKYKFEIKSVNLELEGVCENCLKA, encoded by the coding sequence ATGGAACCTACGAAATACAGATATAGTAAACAGAGAGAAACCATCCTCCAGGTCATTCGCAGCACTGTGGTACACCCCAATGTCGAGTGGATCTATCAAGAAACCCAAAAAGTAATTCCCAATATCAGCCTGGGCACAGTTTACCGCAACTTGACCCAATTAGTGGAGAATGGCCAGATCCTGAAGCTGAAAGATGAAGCCATGGTTCGTTATGATGGAAATACCCTTCACCATGACCACTTCCGGTGCACAAAATGCGGAAAATGGTATGATATTGAGATTCTGGATCGAAAAACGATCGAGTCCTTTAATCAAAAATATAAATTTGAGATAAAATCGGTTAATCTTGAACTTGAGGGTGTCTGCGAAAACTGTTTAAAAGCCTAA